In the Bicyclus anynana chromosome 22, ilBicAnyn1.1, whole genome shotgun sequence genome, aagaaaattacaataaatacaaattactataaaaagaagacaaaagaaagaagaataatAGAATCTGCTATAAAAATGTGAGTGAGAACAACCATactatttcattacaataatacaaaaaagtTATGTGAAATTCAGAAGGTTCCATATTACATCGAATTACATATAtctaaatgtttatttacaggagcagcaactgctaccgacgactgcagtctgTAGCAGTTGCTGCTTTGTAAATGGACCCTAAATTATTTGTACCTAACACCTCACAAAATTTTCATCTTTCGCTTCTAGAAAATTAAGGTCTGTGAACTGTCtaacatttttgggtaggtatttaaCCTATTTGAACAAGCTAAAACTTGCGCTGTACCACTCCTATACAACCATAACACAGAAGTGGAGACCTCACAGGGGAGTAGTAGGGCTAAATCAACCCCTGTATGTCcaaatttttccaaaaaaccTTATCTCTAGCTATGTTGAGGTTGATTGTTGGAAAGTTCCATACTAACGTCTCTGTACTCCAAGAACTCTACATAAAACAATGTCTCTCAACATTAGTACAGCCGTATTATTCAGTTCTTTGGACATGTCTCCCGAAGAGAACCCCTTGTGCAAGGTAAGGTGGAGGAGGAACTAGGCCATGCGGAAGGTCACCCATGTGATGGACCACCCAGATTATATCTGCTGAAGGCAAtcccttgcatgaatgtacACAACTCATCACACACAGGATGGTGAGTTGTGTAtgtggcgaatgctcgtgaggtGTACTACATCTGCCTCCATCATGTCCTAAAGACCACAACCGCTCTGTCAAGAGCATAGCCTCAAAGAAGATGTTGAGGTGTTAGGTAAAACAATTTGCATTACAGTGAATAAAATTAAGAGTCACTGCAAGATCCAGAATCGCTGCCGCTTCCACTGCCACTGCCACTCCCACTGCCAGATTCACTGTCAGAGTCGCTTTCACTACCTGAGGAGTCAGAGCTGCCAGATGAGGACCCCGATGAGCTACCTGATGAGCTGCCTTCAGAGTCCGAACAGTTTGAGCAGTCAGAGTCATTGCGGCGCTTCTTTTTGTTTGGAAGAGAGCATTTTCCATTGCTAGAAAAACAATTCAAGATTAAAACTGGCCAAGTGGATTGGCAAGCTTaatacagagaattaagaaaattctcaggtatgcagatttcttccggatggttttccttcactgtttgagattcaatttcttaaaatgcacataactgaaaagttgaaggtgcattcggaccagattcaaacccattCCTTTCAAattggaagcagaggtcatatccactgggctatcacagctctcaacCAACAAGGCAGCAGCATACACATAACCATTTATTTGTTACTGTTTACTTTAAgccaatattttttcaagtatacAGTTCCAACCAAATATCCTAGCTATTGTGAAAACCTCTTTTTGAGTAACTTCACATGAATTGCTATCTATTTTTACTTGGAATTTTGATTACTGTGCATAGTTACTTTAAATCAACTTAAATGGACAAAAGCTATCTTAAAGTTAAGTAAAATCACAGGACATTCAAAGTATTTTTAGTATACATTCAGAAagttccatcttaaattgctaAAATGAGggtaaattgtaaagaaaaggTAAGTATAAGAGCAATGAAAATATGCAGTAGTacatttgaaataataatacagTAATTTTAGAGTTATTAagcattaataattatgtaaattataatattttgttcttcTAGGAACTATAGAGTTAGAAAATTCTGGAATGATATATCAAGTCatgttaaaagtaaaatatgagggtagatattgaatttttttcaagaaaaatatggaaaattagATTTGCTCTATGTGAATAGTGTAGCACATAAAAGTGCGATGGTGTTTTGAGTGTTGAGTGGAACATACCTGCAGTCGCTTTCTTCTTTGGACTTCAAATTCTTCTTTAAAATCTGCGACCGCGAAGGCCGCACGAGGACCTTGCGTTTCCCTTTGCACTCGTAACTCCAGTGGCCATATTCGAGACACTTCTGGCAGCGTATACCCTGAGGAAAAGCTGCCGCCAATGCTGCCCGCCTGTTGAAAAAACAAAacgttaaataaaacatattcgCCGAAATGCAAAAAGCAAAATGCAGAAATATTGATGATAACACACTTTTTTCGTTCAGCCTGATGTCTGTTGTAGGTTCCCAGAGTCATCTTGGATAGGGCTTCGATGAACTACGTAGAATAGAATTCAAATCTTGTGATACTCCAGGCGGCTTAGAGAGTGCCTTCGTCTCTCAACGTACACTGCACCTTCGGAGTCACGAATCAATATGATTTgaaaattgcaaaaatattaGCGAATCTACGTCAAACTAAGCGTGGGCGATctcaaaattgacaaaatgtcaaagttcaaacaaacattagtgttttttaatgtatataaaGCACAACAAAGTCGATATCGATAAATCTTTAATCAGCTTCATTgtctatgtttattttttttttgtcttcatGTCCACGCTCAgactataattttatgtttgagTGTTTACGTCATGATACGATGAAACAGAGTATTCCAACGACattattgtacctacggtaCATAGACTGCATGTACAGTTCATAAAAACGACGCACAAAAGTTATTCCTAATGCTGATTTGGGCCTAAACGTTCAACAGTTGCTTGTTGATTTTCAGATCAGCTTATGTCACAGCGATTTTAAATCAACAAAATGTCGGgtcgtatttttaaaaaatgcctAAATAACACGCGAAGTTTTAAAAAGCCAGATGGAATTACGTATCACacgttaatttaaaatgtattatgtaagatttcgctattttaataatattaaatcaatttcAATAAACCAGGGccgtatttaaattatattaattctttaCTGAGTTTtcccttttttgtaatttattgtaggtatacaaaatatttataaaacctcgatgaaaagtaaataaactcAGATGCGTTTTTGAtgtgtaaaatgtataatataaatgagGTAAAAATATCCAGCAGTGCAtaacaatacaataattaaaatgccTAATTTGTTCAACTGTCAGTTGCTTTGATATATTTACGACATTTTGCATATTTCATATGGCATGACATTTTGCATTTTTGATacaagtaatgaaataaatttaaattacacacGGCagcaaatttatatattttttagttttttatcctttacaagttagccattgactacaatttcacctgatggtaagtgatgatgcaatcaaagatggaagcgagctaacttgttaggaggaggttgaaaatccacactcctttcggtttctagacggcatcgtaccggaacgctaaatcacttggcggtacgtctttgtcggtatggtggtaactagccaagggcgaagcctcccaccagctaaattatattattattgatattttccAATTCTCTAACTACTGCCAAAACTTGAGTCGCTGTTCTGGCGGCCCAGTTCCAAAATATACAGGTCCAGACACTCTATCCTTAAAAAGATTTTGTTGACGGATTGCCATCTCGTCAACTACAGGTGAACAATATCAGCTATACTGAGAATGAAAAACCAGCAAAGTGCATGTTGAGCCACGCGcagtttagggttccgtagattatgttagcgctttaatcccttatgtaatgcacaaaaataccgataacgatacccaaCATCATGGGATAGATTACAAAAACTTCATCCCTACTTTACATGTAGACAAGATACCTTAACGGACGGACGGACTTGGTGAAACTATAAAGGACTGGActacggtaccctaaaaatggattttaattttaaagctttGAAGGCTTTTTCAGTGAATCCTGGAACTTCATTTACCATACCAAATGCTTAATATTCGAGGGTGTGGTAAGGCATTTTATAAGCTGATATCGAATATTAATGGACAGTAAGTGCGAATTTTAGCACATGAGGTTGTACATCCACGCAAGTGTGGAAGACGTAGCTTCTTGAACGCCAAgtacctccataatcgtgaggtgtacATTGTACAATCTCAGATATCATTCTTTCAAGGTAAATGTATCAGGATGTTATTGCAGTGGACAAGGGTCTCAGCTCGCTATTGAAGATGCTACAAGGCACTTAAAATATCCCGCAACGGGAGGGctgatttctttttataaaattttaatagtgttttgtattctataagtattgttaataaaaaaaaaataataagaataagttaattttgtttttaaaatatcttcttgacgatataatattttatttatttctaataatattatatttttggtagtttaaattaattttaactgtttctaatttagctgtagAAGGGATAGGATTAGATAGAagatttattcaattttatttgtagtgATATGTAATGATTATCTAGCAtggtttaattatattttgcattatttaataatttaatttttgtaaaaaaggtCCAGCCCTGGTCTCATGTCTCACGACGAGACGAAATCCACCGACTTCGGGTATAGTCGGATGTTTCACGTAATCTTCCGTGGGTCGAGCAAATTACACTGACCATCGAGTCATTATGTGTTTACGTCGTTGGTATCAAACTGTATTTAATGTGATAATCTAGAAGCATAATTTTTAATGGAAAGCAATAGAAAAATTGGCGAATTTCAACGATTGACCTTGAATGACGTCAACTAGTCCTAAtctttttaaaacatatattttttttgactggaaaatagatttagattttattttatgacctACACAGCGATCACAGTTGTCtttggataaaatataatattctataATTAGCTTTCTTTTTAAATCTTACTTCCAGTCTTAAAATGTCATTCAAACTCATTTTCCGTTGTAAATTCGTATAGCAATCTGcgttattatagaaaaaaattacgCAGCAATTGGTGATAACACTTGTgttgaaccctaaaaataaatcttttctcATCCAAAGTCCATCTACGAAACAACACTTTATAGTGATTATCgacataattttcaaattttgctATTACAACCCTATGGAAACACAGAGTATATAGTTTGTTATTGTCATAGATTATAATGATAGATGAAGAAGTAATAAATTGAATAGTAATTGTCTATGACAAAGAAAAAAAGCACAGACAAATAACAATGACAAATATTGATTTGACATTGACACTGACAGACCAATTTTTTGGGCtttgaatgaattttgattttgacaaaaTAACATAACCTCAAAAGTTAAAACatgaaataagttttaaaaaactGATGTAATAGTGATGATACAAGAcaataatctattttatttactaaacaaAAGATGGCAAAGTATATAGCTCAAATAATCGTGCTCGGAGCGCAGGTGGTCGGTCGAGCCTTCGCCCGAGCACTGCAGCAGGAGTTACGTGCGTCTCAAGAAGCAGCCAAAAGAGCTGGAGGTGGCCCTGAAGGTGCAAGACGTGCCGCAGCAAACGCCTCAACTGGACTTACATTAGAAGAAGCAATGCAAAtcttaaatatagataaattagaCGCCCAAAAAGTCAAGAATAACTACGAACACCTCTTCAGTGTTAACGAAAAGGCAAAGGGTGGTTCTTTTTACTTACAATCGAAAATTGTTCGCGCTAAGGAGAGAATAGACACAGAATTCAAAGTCAATCAACCGAAAGCTGAACAAAGTCAACCTAAGGATTCATcatgaaaataatgtttatcCAGGGTCCACACTTTAAGTACATTTGTTAGTCCCAAAACAGGGAAATACCAGAGACAAGATGTGCTGAGGGTGTGGATCTAGGattgttttttgttgtaaattatagatattgttttagtaaaacTAGTTTtagtgtttaaaatattttattatgtagaaaatgGACACAATAGTGACTAGAATACATCAGTCTTCATAAACCTACTATAAACATGATTATGTTGTTATTACATCAAAATACATCATAGCTGTGTTACATCCAAATGGACAAACTTGTTGCTAAGCTTGATATTACAAGTATCAAATAAATTTTGCTAAGCATTACTATTTGTTTTTGGCATTTTGATCTATTACAAATATCATTTAACATTGAAAGATTAATCATGATGTTCCTAATTTAATTTACCAGTATgtaatccatggattcactgtccAGGTCCAAGTTTATTATCTATGGTCCAGGTGCTGGGTCCATCAAGTGGCAGAGAGGAAGTCAGAGCAGAGCCCcagacttgtgaccaatgggtgTTAAGGacatccttgacagttaactagcACTCCCTTTCTGTTTTTTTtggtgttgagtaagtgccgatggctccatgtgggaccactatgGCAACACCGGGAGGTTTGGGcaagcgcagaagcatcacctgatgagacccgaaggctgaaataaagacagAGGACTCTAAGGGTGTCTCGAGACTGACCTCGGTTTAGAGGGCCATTCAGGAGAGGGTAACTGTGACCCGAGTGAATCCTTCTCTgtttgtgttgttctccctgtctaGCCGAATTTGGTATGATCCTACTTGCTGCAGATCTAGTGAGGACAcagtctttaagcaagttatagagatttAGCTAGTAATTCTCTAGCACCTACGTCTATGGTATACAAACTAACCACATATCCATTTATatacttggcaacttcgtttgtaacactcccgatgttgcgcgcgggcggggggtgtgtagcgatgaatgaaaaacccacgactgatgcaggTCACTACCccgtacgcacgatttcacacccgcgcagtctttccccctgtcgcccgcatatcatgggagtgttatcaacaaacttgccagacaatagttcaaaaattatttttttcgtatacTATTGGAAACATTAAATTATGCTTACAGTAtggatttaaaaattctctGTAAATCATTCATTATAATCATGTTACAGCAAAAGCATGTACGATGtagcattattaattattataattataatagaaaataactattataaaacaacaaaaaaacaataaagtatataaaaataaactataaaatataagtcTTTATAAAATTGGAGGTATTCACATAAAAGAAGACTTTGTAAATGATCTCTTTGAACTATTACATAATTCTTATAATCCACATAACCTTATTTCACATACAAAAGTGACTagatatacaatacatatatcctatattaaaaaaattgtaaaatacatagTCCAAATGTTGTAAAAACCTGCTAAATCTCTTTTTGATcccaatacatttttaaaacctttatttttttcctATTAGAATCTCATACACACCTTacattgaaaacttaaaataattaatttctaattaaaacTTCATCAgcaagataattttaatttgactagATTTGATAAAAAACACTTAAGTATAACCTTTTTTATTGCTACTGAATATTTTACTGTAGGCCGAGCGTCAACAAAATATCTCAAGATAAGAGATACACATTGTCAACCAATAACAGCAGGATCAATATTTCATGAGATATGTCATTGACACATTCTACTGgagaataaaatagtaaaaaaccaaagatttcatactattagacatgtcagTAACACCTCAAAACTGAGCCGAACAAAAGaggtcttaattttatttagtcacattgtaaacaatgaaaattatataagcaaataatacctaaatattggagtagctaaatttggtaCCCTTTTTGGGGTGATTTTGTATTCACCTAACATAATtacctaatagtataaaatcattgtaaaaaacatatttaataaatctataatagatattatatagACTGTGCTATCCTATATTGGAGAAATCTGTTTAAAATCCTACAACACAATAACTGTGTATATTGCTTGTCTAGTCATTGTATAAATCTTTGAACACAGCTATGTCACTAGCTATTTGTATCAGGCAAATACATCTAAAAGTGcaaacttttatattaattaatataaaactaaaacaacCATACATGCAGTATTTGTTCATACATTCAATTATCCAGAATTTTGGTTATCCATTTATCTGATTACCAATTCATCATTTTcattcaacttttttttataatactctCCATTACACTTACAATGATATAGATATGGCAGTACATAGTTCCTAACATAGCTCATAGTATATAAATTTATGATTACATAAAGATATGCATGAAAAATTACAATCACATGACACTCATACTTTCTTCACATTTGACAAATATTTGTGCTTACATCATTGACCTCTTCTAataaaaggacaaataaaatCCCACaatcagagcaaattcaaccttaaggattgagtttaaggttgaatttgcaaatgtaaCTACTTAAAtgtgagtgccaagaagttgttgtttggcactcattgagtggggacgttttttggttgctgattgtgcatccactttttaatagcaTATTGATGGCTTACATTCACTTATTGTTTAACATCCATTAAGACAACTACCTCATAAGGACTGCATTCAGACATACCAAGAGTATTGCAGAGCCAACCATAGAATCCTTTCTCAAAATCACATACATCCTTCCACCAATTTGCTCCACTGAATGTTAGCTGTGCTATACCAGCATATAATCCCAGCCCAATAGTAAAAATGACTATCATAAACGGGTACGACAGAATGACTATAGGTGCTAAAAACACCTTCTTGATACAGCTAAAATCTTCTGTAACAtgtgtaaatatattataccaAGCCATTGTCCCCATGTAGAAGGAATACATGGCAGATATGCATGCCACAAACGGGATGCAGAGTAGGCTAAACAGAAATATATGCGGTCCATTGTATAGTGAGCACTTAGATACATCCATCTTATTGTATTCATCAGCTACGATTGCTGCTTCAATAATTTCAAGTTCCTCCCGagaaatattcaattttacatCAACATTTTGACCTTTTTTCTTACCTCGTTTTATGGTTCCAGTCATAGTCAAGTATCCATCTTTATTCTCAGATAATGAGCATTCAGGGGAAATTGATCCTTCTGACTCAACTCTTAGAGCAGTGATTTCTGAATCAGTATTGTCAGTTTCAACAATTCCAGGAATGATGTTGACTCGCTTTCGCCTTTTTGCACTATTTTTGAGGCTATCGGTTAAGGGCCCCATTTCAAAACTGTTTTCAGACTGTGTTTGCGACAGACTGTTTGGTGTAGGGCAAGAACTTTCATTGTTGTCAGAGTTCAAAACTCTGAAGCTTCTTTGCATGTCATTGTCGATGAATTCCCTTAAATCTCCATGACTGGAGCATGCGTCTGAAGAGTTTTCGTATATTGGTGATAAATCTATGATTTCACGGCTGCTGTGGATAGTGGAAAGACTCTGGTAGCCATTTTTCTGTAACTTCTGATCTGAATTTGTGTCATTGGTTTCCTCGTCGTTGACATCATTGATGATTGGAAGGTTTATCTTCATGTTGGATTTTAGGCCATCCATGGTAGAGTGTATGATGCCATTCACTACATGTTCAGAAACGGGAGACAGTCCATTTTTGTATTTCGATGGCAATTCATTGTCACCAACTCCCTAAAAGGATATtacatgattttattaaaaggtaagattacaatttaacataaaaaatgggTGATAATCTCCATTATAATGAAATCCAGATTCAAATTGAAGAATTGTAGGATTCCCTGGTTTTTGGATTAAGTATTGTCCTGCCTTTGGTTAtccttaatttttcttaatGCTTAATGTTTTCCACCCATTTTAATGGGAAGAGGAATATTGGATgtacttaaaaatatacactgatattatacaaagaaaagaTTTGTGTGTAActagaaaaattctttaattaatagaaacttacattgactatattttatctctatatTCCCACGAGAAAGGGAATATGCGAactgtaatttctaaagaaaatgtattaaaatttgtaCCTGCACAGTTATAATGTGATCGACATGACCAGCAATAGTGATCGATTTTTTGCCATTTCGCTTTTTGGGTAGAATAAACATGGGCTGTTCTACCTTTGCCATGGTATTTCACAATATAAATCTCcaagtttaatttataaaattcgcACGAACACTTGTGGATAAATTCTGCGTaaactatttttcaaaaaaaatcacaaatgaCAAAAATCATTTACCATGTTTTATTTCTCATTCAGTCTACAATATTTCTTATAAAGTGATTGTTGGAATGTaatgaaaatggaaaattcgtGAAAATTGTCATAGTTTACTCAGCcaccattttaatt is a window encoding:
- the LOC112053854 gene encoding zinc finger CCHC domain-containing protein 10 encodes the protein MTLGTYNRHQAERKKRAALAAAFPQGIRCQKCLEYGHWSYECKGKRKVLVRPSRSQILKKNLKSKEESDCSNGKCSLPNKKKRRNDSDCSNCSDSEGSSSGSSSGSSSGSSDSSGSESDSDSESGSGSGSGSGSGSDSGSCSDS
- the LOC112053857 gene encoding transmembrane protein 169 isoform X2; translation: MGVGDNELPSKYKNGLSPVSEHVVNGIIHSTMDGLKSNMKINLPIINDVNDEETNDTNSDQKLQKNGYQSLSTIHSSREIIDLSPIYENSSDACSSHGDLREFIDNDMQRSFRVLNSDNNESSCPTPNSLSQTQSENSFEMGPLTDSLKNSAKRRKRVNIIPGIVETDNTDSEITALRVESEGSISPECSLSENKDGYLTMTGTIKRGKKKGQNVDVKLNISREELEIIEAAIVADEYNKMDVSKCSLYNGPHIFLFSLLCIPFVACISAMYSFYMGTMAWYNIFTHVTEDFSCIKKVFLAPIVILSYPFMIVIFTIGLGLYAGIAQLTFSGANWWKDVCDFEKGFYGWLCNTLGMSECSPYEVVVLMDVKQ
- the LOC112053852 gene encoding mitochondrial import inner membrane translocase subunit Tim16, which translates into the protein MAKYIAQIIVLGAQVVGRAFARALQQELRASQEAAKRAGGGPEGARRAAANASTGLTLEEAMQILNIDKLDAQKVKNNYEHLFSVNEKAKGGSFYLQSKIVRAKERIDTEFKVNQPKAEQSQPKDSS
- the LOC112053857 gene encoding transmembrane protein 169 isoform X1, with translation MAKVEQPMFILPKKRNGKKSITIAGHVDHIITVQGVGDNELPSKYKNGLSPVSEHVVNGIIHSTMDGLKSNMKINLPIINDVNDEETNDTNSDQKLQKNGYQSLSTIHSSREIIDLSPIYENSSDACSSHGDLREFIDNDMQRSFRVLNSDNNESSCPTPNSLSQTQSENSFEMGPLTDSLKNSAKRRKRVNIIPGIVETDNTDSEITALRVESEGSISPECSLSENKDGYLTMTGTIKRGKKKGQNVDVKLNISREELEIIEAAIVADEYNKMDVSKCSLYNGPHIFLFSLLCIPFVACISAMYSFYMGTMAWYNIFTHVTEDFSCIKKVFLAPIVILSYPFMIVIFTIGLGLYAGIAQLTFSGANWWKDVCDFEKGFYGWLCNTLGMSECSPYEVVVLMDVKQ